CGTAGCTCGCCGGACCGGGCGACGACCCGGTGGCCAGCACCGCCCCGGTCAACGCCAGCACGACGGCGGCGGCCAGCGAGTCGCCCAGTTGCAGCGCCGAGGAGTTCCGGCCCTGCTCGGCCGGGGCGGACAACTCCAGGGTGAGCACCGACAGCGAGGGATAGAGCAGGCCCATGCCGAGGCCGGCGACCGCCCAGGCGAGCACCGCCGCCGCCACCGGAACGCCCGGCAGCAGCGCCGACGCGACACCGGCCGTGCCGGCGGCGATGCAGGCCAAGCCGGCCCGGGGCAGGCTGGCCGCGGAGCGGGGCGCGCGGATCCGGCCCTGGATCCACGAGCCCACCGACCAGGAGAGCGCACCGACGGTGAGCACCAGCCCGGCGCCGGTGGGCGTGAAGCCACGCTCGCGGGAGAGCATCAGCGGGATCACCACCTCGGCGCCGACGAACGCCGCCGAGGCCAGCCCGCGCAGGCCGATCACCGTCGGCAGTCCGCGCGCCGCCCGCAGGAAGCCCGGCGGCAACAACCGCGGTACGCAGCCGAGCAGCCCGGCGAGCGCCACCCCGATCAGTCCGGCGGCGAGCGCGCCGCGCTGCTGCCCCCCGTAGTGCAGCAGCGCGGCGCTCGCCCCCGCCCCGCAGGCCCAGCCCACCCGGGCGAGCGCGCCGGCCGGCGGCCGGGTCGGCACGGTGCCGGCAAGCGTCCGCAGCCCCGGCTGGATCAGCAGCACCGCCGGCACCGCGACCACCGGCACCGCCAGGAACACCCAGCGCCAGCTGAGGTGCTCCACGATCAGACCGGCCAGCGCCGGCCCGACAAGCGACGGCACCACCCAGGCCGCGGCGAAGGCGGCGAACATCCGCCGCCGCAACCGCTCCGGGTACGCGTGCCCGACGATCACGTAGAGCGCCACCGACAGCAGGCCGGAGCCGAAGCCCTGCACCACCCGCCCGACGACGAGCACGCCCATGGTCGTGGCGGCGCCGGCCAGCATCAGGCCGGCGACGAACCAGGCCACCCCGTGCCACATGGCCGGCCGTGGTCCGCGCGCGTCGCACCAGATGCCGGAGGCGACCATCGCGACCACGCCGGAGGCGAACGACCCGCCGAAGGCGAGCGCGTACAGGCCGAGCCCGTCCAGGCTGCGCGCGACCGTCGGCATGGCGGTGCCCACCGCGAGGGCCTCGAACGCGAGCAGCGACACCAGGGCGACGCTGCCCACCGTCATCGCCCGTAGGCCCGGCGACCACAAACCGGTGGCGGCGGTCTCCGGCGGGGCGGTGGCGGTCGTCATGGGCTCCAGCCTGTGCCCTCAACCGTGGTTGAGGTCAACTGTGGGCCCGGTCTCGTCAGGCGGTCTCCAGCGCCTCGCCGATGCCCTTCGCCAGGCCGGAGGCGTGCTGGTCGGCGAGGACGTGCCCGGCGGTGATGACCAGGGCGAGCGGCCATTCGATGACCTGCAACGCGGCGAGCACCCCGATGCCGGCGTAGTAGGCCAGCTTGTCCGGCGGGGGCACCGCCACCTCGCCCAGCAGCGGGAGGTCCACCCGGCGGCTGTACGCCCGGATCGTCTCCCGTGCTCCGCTCAGGTCTCGCGTCAGCGTGCTCATCCCTGCCTCCCCCGGTTGTGACGACGGCATTCGACCCGACCGGCATTCCACCGCCCCCGGCGTCCATGCGCCGGGCAGCGGGGAAACTTCCCCCACTCCGGGGGCATAACGGACGCCGCGCCGGGAAGTCGGGCCGCCGGGACGA
The genomic region above belongs to Micromonospora sp. WMMD1128 and contains:
- a CDS encoding MFS transporter — translated: MTTATAPPETAATGLWSPGLRAMTVGSVALVSLLAFEALAVGTAMPTVARSLDGLGLYALAFGGSFASGVVAMVASGIWCDARGPRPAMWHGVAWFVAGLMLAGAATTMGVLVVGRVVQGFGSGLLSVALYVIVGHAYPERLRRRMFAAFAAAWVVPSLVGPALAGLIVEHLSWRWVFLAVPVVAVPAVLLIQPGLRTLAGTVPTRPPAGALARVGWACGAGASAALLHYGGQQRGALAAGLIGVALAGLLGCVPRLLPPGFLRAARGLPTVIGLRGLASAAFVGAEVVIPLMLSRERGFTPTGAGLVLTVGALSWSVGSWIQGRIRAPRSAASLPRAGLACIAAGTAGVASALLPGVPVAAAVLAWAVAGLGMGLLYPSLSVLTLELSAPAEQGRNSSALQLGDSLAAAVVLALTGAVLATGSSPGPASYAATLAVAAGCGLLGLLLAGRVAPRPIG